The sequence below is a genomic window from Candidatus Methylomirabilota bacterium.
GCTCCGTCCTCCGGGCCATGATCGACCGCGGCCACGAATGCCGGGCCGTGGACTACAACCGCGCGCTCGAGGGCATCCCGCGCCTCAACGAGGCCCTCGATCCGATCTTCCAGTCCTGCGACGCCATCCTCGCGCCGGTGACCACCGGCGCCGCGCCCCTCGGGCTCGAGTCGACGGGAAGCCCGATCTTCTGCACCATCTGGACGCTCTGTGGCGTGCCGGCGATCAGCCTGCCCCTGCTGCACGACGCCGCCGGCATGCCGATGGGCGTCCAGCTCGTCGGGCGCCGAGGCGACGACGGCCGGCTGCTGCGCACCGCCCGATGGCTGGCGCAGCGCGGATCCGCGTAGGAAGAACAGGAGGCACCATGGGAACGTTGGCGCGAGTCCTGGCCACGCTGATCCTCCTCGCCATCCCGGCCCGCGCGACGGCGCAGGCGGCGGTCCCCCTCAAGGTGATCGTCTTCCCCGGCGGCTTCAACTGGCCGATCTGGGCCGCCCAGCAGCAGGGACTCTTTGCCCGCGAAGGGCTCGAGGTGCAGCTCACCCCGACCCCGTCCTCCGTCTTCCAGCTCACGAACCTGATCGAAGGAAAGTTCGACATCGGGATGACGGCCATCGACAACGTCATCGCCTACCAGGAGGGGCAGGGGGAAGCGCCGGTCCAGGGCACCCCCGACCTCTTCGCCTTCATGGGCGGCGACAACGGCTTCCTGCGCCTGATCGTCCAGGCGGACATTCGAGCCTATGCCGACCTCAAGGGCCGAGAGCTCTCCGTCGACGCCCTGACGACCGGCTACGCCTTCGTCCTGCGCAAGATGCTGGAGCACGGAGGCCTGAAGGAAGGCGACTACACCCTGGTGCGGGCCGGCGGCGTCCTCCAGCGCTGGGAGGCGCTCAAGGAGCGGAAGCACGCCGGCACCC
It includes:
- a CDS encoding ABC transporter substrate-binding protein — its product is MGTLARVLATLILLAIPARATAQAAVPLKVIVFPGGFNWPIWAAQQQGLFAREGLEVQLTPTPSSVFQLTNLIEGKFDIGMTAIDNVIAYQEGQGEAPVQGTPDLFAFMGGDNGFLRLIVQADIRAYADLKGRELSVDALTTGYAFVLRKMLEHGGLKEGDYTLVRAGGVLQRWEALKERKHAGTLLITPFEIIAESLGFRRLGNAVDVLGRYQGLVGAARRSWAQGHATELGGFIRAYRAGLTWLYDRSHRDPALQLLQKNVPGMSHDLAAKTYDVLLAPAGGFEPAARLDVEGIRTVLKLRSEYGRPKKDLTDPSRYYDLSHYERAAGPR